In the Mesoplodon densirostris isolate mMesDen1 chromosome 6, mMesDen1 primary haplotype, whole genome shotgun sequence genome, GAGCCGGAAAACTCCAGGAAACTTCTCATTCTGAATGCTCAGACCCAGAGCAAAAAGGTCAGAAGAGGCTCTTTTACCTtttgctgattaaaaaaaaaaaatgcaatgccCCCCAGCAGCATTGGGGAGACTCCTCCTTAGACCACTGTCTTGGACACGCAGAGATTCTTCTGGCCTGGGCCCACCTCCTGCAGTAGAGTTCTGTTTATACAGCTTGTCTTAAGACCACAGTGAGTGCTTCTTGTTCTACTTGGGCCACCCGGTAAATACTTAAGTCGGCGTattaattaaaaaggaataataaaaagcTTATATTTTCATCTCTTCCTACCCATCTCCATATCCCGTGCCAACCTGCGCTGAGCACGACAGGCTTCTCTGTGGGATTCTCCATTTCCGTCTCTCTTCCAGGGACAGAGAGAAACCTTGGTCATAGTCCAAGGCCAACGAGAGGCTTTTGACCTTCAGTTTAATTCAGTAGATGACATCCTCTTATTAGCCGTGCTtccccggccccctcccccttCGGGTGTGCTCTTTCAGAGTGGATGCTCAGGTACACAAGAGGGTGGAGTTGGAGGAAACAGAATCCTCGGAAGTGATGTGGTCACCTCCTACAAAATCACCCAAAGTGCTAGAAACAGCACTTGGCTTTATCCCTCTCTACTTCAAGCAGGTCTCTAAAAGCAAAAATGACCTACGTTCTGTGTTGGGGGAACTATTTGGATATTAAATCATTCCCTGTCCCAGACCTTTCATTGGCCCACTAGTGAAGAATCTGAGATTTCCATGCAAACCTCCAACAGTTTTGGTCTCGTACCTCTTGCTGCTCAGTCCTCCCTGACCCCGGGCCCTTTGGCCTTCCAGAGGGGCCACCTGGGGAAGGCAGTTCTTGATCCCTCGTGGTTGTCAGAGGCGTTACCAGAAAGCTGGGCTCCAGCCTGCCAAGCAGTAAAGGTAGGGGTAGTAAGGGTAGGTGTTATGCGTGGAGATGAGGGAGCCCCGCGAGAAGCCCTCCTCTTTCAGAGCTGGCAAGGAAGGATGCTTCTCCAGGTCTCCCAGGTCTGAGGCGAGCTGCTTCCGCTTGGTCTTATAGCGTCTGTTCTGGAACCATATTTTCACCTGGGTCTCCGTGAGCTTGAGGTTCTTGGCCAGGTGAGCCCTTTCGGGAGCTGACAGATACTTCTGGTGACTGAACTTCCTCTCCAACTCAACGACCTGATTGTGTGAGAAGGCGGCCCGGGAGCGCTTCTGTGGCTgcttgggggctgggggcaggctcGGTAAAGCTTCCCGAGTGTTTTCACAGTCCAACAGATAAGTCTCAAAGTGCCTATCTGGAAACGAGAGGGGAGAAGCAGGGATGGGAAGGCAAACGTTACATGTTAGCATGGAAGGGTACAGAATTCAATCCACCCTTATCTCTTCTGGTGAGTGAACAAACAGCCCACTGTCGGTTTAGATACATTGCACTTTTTTCACAGGACTAAGGAACTCTGAGTGGGGAGTGAGTGTATATGTAGATTATGTGTTAGTTTTCTACGAGTCATCAAGTCCCCAAAGTAGGAGCAGTTAGTGCTAGAACTTCCTGCCGTTTCATCCAGTAGAATGAAATAGGGATTCTGCATATGTCTTGAGGAAAAGCGGGGGCAGGGAGGAAAAACTCTGAGAAATAAGATACCCGGTAAAGCGGCCCCAAAGGCAGCCGGTGTTAACATTTGGGTGGCAAGAGAGGGCTTGTGTGGTAGGAAAGTTCATTCTCCGGCTTTaatcccccctttttttccctcaaccaGCCGTTAGGATGCCTCATAAGAAGGGTGTCTATTGTATGGTGACGGCTGGTacctagacttatcgtggtgatcactttgtagtgtgtacaaatatcaaattattgtgttgtacacctgaaactaatataatctgATGTACCAATTttacctcagtttttaaaaaaaaactaatgggaAAGAAACTCTACTCTAAGCGTTCCGACGTTATAACTCCTGAAGACCAGAGGGGCTCCTAGACTTACTGTTTTATTGCCCGTGGGACTGGGAAGCGAAGGGCATCTTTGCTGGTCAAACCctgatttattaatattaatacgCTATTATCAGTAACTCGTTATATGTTAATTGTCGTAACTGCCCAGAAGTAATATGGGGCTGGCGCCGATCAAGGGTCGCACTGTGGCTGGGAGCGATGTTGGGGTTTCCTTCTGGGACACTGGACCACGGTGGGCGCTTCGTGCGCGCTCGCCTTTTGACCCCGGGGCGCGGAGAACCCGCTGCGCAGAGCACCTTGCCGGGCGAGTCTAGCCCAGTCTAAATCCTGCGCCGCCCTGACGCTGGGGTCATGGTTAATCTCCGAGGCGCGCCCGTGGCGGAGGCCGTGAGGTCCCTTCGCCCGTCGCCGCGGGGCCCCGCAGCCCTGCAGCCGGAGCTCCGGAGGTCCACCTAGCACTCGCCCTCACGCCCATTCGGCCAGCGGACCGGCCCTCCCTTCCGGGAGGACCCACCCCGGCCCAGCCCGGCCTCCGCAGCCTCGCCCGCATACCTGGCTCGGTCTCCGCCGGCTGCTCTGCCTCGCGGGGCCGGGCTCTCGGCTGGTCCTCCGGCGCCCCGgcgcctcctcttcctccctcggGCTCCGGCTCAGGGTCTCGCCTCCGGTCAGGCTGGCGCGGGGGCTGCGGCGGGGGCTGCGGGCTGCCCGCGTGACCTCCGCGCCGATCAGCGCCTTCCCGCAGGATGTCCTGGATGAGGAAGGAGGTGAGCGGCTTGGACTGGGTGGGCGGCGCGGCCCGGGGGCTGCAGCTAGCTGCCCCCGCCTTCCCGGGCCGCGGCTCGGGAGTCCGAAGCATCCCCGAGGTTCAGCTCGGGCGCCCGGACTCAGGCCCCTGCAGCTGCGCCCAGGCTGAGCTCGCCGCTGGCACCACTTTCACTTTCCGCGGCCCCGGGAACTTATAGCCTTAGGGGCGCGCCGCGCCGCCTTCCCATTGGCCTCTCGCCCGAACCGCGCGGCTGATTGGCCGCCCGCCGCTCCAGGTGAGGGAAAAGGGGAGTCCCTCGCACAGTCTGGGTCCTGTCTTTCATAGAGGATTTCTTCCGAAGTTCCTTCTTCTCCAGGATCCTGGCTCGCCTCCCTCCTCCCTACGTCGTTTTCCCAGGCTGGTAGAGAAAACCAAAGCGGGTCTCTTCTGCCCCAACCCTCAATATGTTTAGCTGCTTCTGGGAAATTATGATGCGGAAGAGAAATACTCCATTTAGCTCTTAGAGATCGTTAAAGTGCCTTTACTCACAAAGAAATAGGTGGGGCAATTACCAGCATcccaccttacagatgaggaTTCTGGGTGCTGGATCTACTAAACCTAAGTCTGTCAAAGAGACATGACAGGTAAGTGCAGTACCTGACCCCAGGCTGGATTCTGTACTGGACGTTATTGGGGCAATTGATGAAAATGGAATAGGACCATTGGCTAAAAGTATTGAATCAGTGTTACATTTACTGAAATGGGTTACAGTATTGTGATTGTATAAAAGAATATTCTTCGGAAATAAACACTAAAGTATGTAGGGGCAAAGGCCCATGATGTATGTAACTTACCCTCAATTGGTTCAGAAACAATGACATAGATGGATAGATTCCATATGATAAAGTTGAATGGGTTAAAATATTAATTGATGAATCTAGAAAAAGAGTATACCAGTGttcttttgaactatttttatttaaGCAACTTTCCTGTACGTCCTACTCTAAGACACCTTTCATTCGACTGGAAACTTTTCAAAAAGACTGTATGTTGTATgtctggggagaagggagagggagtaGGTTACTGTGGATAAAGCAACCGCTAAAGAGAACCACCCTGTGTAATATGAAGGTCTTTGGCAAGGAtggttttcttctctcatttttttcattaaaactttttgtaacattttcttttgaaatagttATGAATTCCCAAGAATTTTCAAAATCTGTACCCCTAACTTCCCCCAATGATGACATATTATGTAACTGCAGTATAATataaaaaccaggaaattgacattgatacaCACCATGAATTAGACTACAGACCTTATTTTATTGTCACCATTTAAAAGcctgtgttcatgtgtgtgtgcgcgcgtgtgtgtagCTCAATGCAATTTTATCATGAGAGTAGATTCTTGTAAagccacaatcaagatacagaattgCTGCATCACTGCAAAAGAACTCCTTGTGCTATCTCTTTGTATTTGTGTACCCAAAACCCTTCCCTCCGTCACggacccctggtaaccactaattggTTCTCTGTCTCTATAATTTTACTATCTggggaatgttctataaatggaatcaaacgtGGTACAGTATGCAACCTTGtggagttgggttttttttttttttgctgagtatAATGCTTCTGAGGTTACTCAGACTGTTGCATATATTAATagtgaatactttttaaaattgctgagtagtattctactgtACAGATCTGCCAGAGTTTGTTAACCATCCACCCATTGATGGACAGTTGATCTGTTtccagggttttgtttgtttgcttgttttgttttactattttGAGTGAAAGTGCTGTAGACATtcgtgtacaggtttttgtgtgaacacgagttttcatttctctgggataaatgtccAGGAATGCAATAGCTGGGCTGTATGgtaattgcatgtttagttttgtaaaaaactgccaaactatcgTGGTTGTAGCATTTTTagatttccaccagcaatgtatagagttccagtttctccacatcttcatcagcatttggtgttatcattattttttattttaaccattctaataggtgtgtattgatagctcattgtggttttaattttaatttgcatttcccaaatggctagtgatattgaacatcttttcaggtACTTCTTTACCATCCATGTCTCCTAtttggtgaaatatctgttcaacTCTTTTTGCTCATGTTATAATTGGATTTGGGGGGAGTTGCGGTTGagttttgatagttttttttaatatatatattctgtatatgtttttgttgaatatatggtttgcaaatattttctcctagtccgtagcttgtctttccatctttttaACAGGATATTTCACAGCAGAAAAGTTTTTAATGTTggtgaatttttatttcacagaTTTTCTTCCTGGTGTCATGCCTAAGAACTCTTTGCTTATTCCTAAGTACTGAAGATgctctcctgtgttttcttctaaaagttttatattttacttttaaatccaTGAtccatttgaattaatttttgtatatggtgtgacgTTTAGGTTGAGtgacttcttttcatttttagaatttaGAGCTGGGTGGCATTTCAAATCACAGGGGGGAAATGTGAATTATTTAATAACTAGTACTgccatttggaaaaaataaaggtcTAGTCTTATAACAAAATAAATCCCAGATGGCTCAAGTATTTAAAACataaacaggcacatgaaaaaaaatagtttaaccacactcatcattagagaaatgcaaatcaaaaccacatttaGATACCTTCTTTCCACCTATCAGATTGACAGAGGTTAGAAAGATAGATGATGTCTAGTGTTGGTGTGGGTGTGAGGAAGAGTTTCCCCCATACCGTTGGAGAGAGAGTAAGTCAGTTTTGTATATTTGGATGGTAACTTGGCAAAATCTGTCAAATTTAAAACTGGGCATATCCTTTGACGCAGATATTCGGTGCCTAGAGATTTACTCTAGAAATCTGCAAATACACAACATACCGACTTGGGAACATATCCTCAATTTGGTCGGAGAGTAATTCaagctgcaaaaaaataaaatgttataaaatgaactcattgtgttaaaaaaatagtcacaggttatctataaaatattttacatttgaacATTTTAACATATAGAAAAATCTGGAAAGATAGAAATATCTCAATAGAGCATTTACCTCTGGTCAGTGAGATGGAGGGAGATAGCAGATTGGGAGAAGAGGAGAGTGGAACAGGGTTCATTTCCTTGcactaattataattttttaaattaagaacagAGCCAGAGCTGAGCTTGGGCTCCCTTCTTCCACAACCTCCTCCTCAGATATCAGGTGTCCCTTCAGGATGGGGACACAGCCCCAGCCCTTTCCCTTACGTCACTTAGCATGTTGTTCCTTTGGTGCTTAGTATTTTGGATGTTTATGTGGATGGGTCCTCTCCTTGAGCAGGGAGTGTGTCATCCTCATATTTACACTATCCATAGTACAGTTAGTTTTTGACACACAgaagtcactcaataaatatttgctggtgGATGTCCAGCTTTAGGTACTATGTGACATCTCACTAGCTGGCAGCGTTATCCACAAGGGACCACAGGGTCCCAAGGCACATACCAGTGTAAGGTCTGTCCTCCCCTCTTTGCCATGTCTATCCAGCTTAAATTGGATGAAAATGATAGGGATAGGAAGACACAAGGGGTGGTTGTAGGCTTTTTTTAGATGGAATAGAGTTCTGGAGAAGAGTAAACACCCCCCTTCCAAGATGCTCCCCTCCAAATGCCTGGAATACAACACCTGCAAATGGCAAGGGGGAGTTAAGTTGTAGATGGAATTCAAGTTGCTAACCAGCTGACCTTGAGACGggaagattattctggattatccaggcaGACCCCATGTAATCACAGGGCCTTTATAGGTCAAAGAAGGAGGCGAGAAAGTCAAAGTCAGAGAAGGAGAGGTGATCCTGAAGTAAGGTTAGAGTGGTGGGAGGTGAGAAATACTCAACTGGCCCTTGCTGGCTTTGAAACAGAAGGCAGAGGGCATGTGAGCCAAGgcatgtgggcagcctctaggagctagaaaagacaagaagtggattctctcctagagcctctagaaggaacacagcgctgccaacatcttgattttagcccaatgagacccatttcagacacCTGACCCCTAGAAACGAATACAGGGGCATTTATAAAGGGATGCAAAAATGATGAGAGAAGGATTACCAGCTCTGCCTTCATATGATCTTTGGGTCTCttaaaaaaactgttaaataTACTTTTATATCCATAATCCTGTCCCTTCATTTCTTCTtggtatattttcttccagtcttcagTCATACACATTCATTGGATAAGTGtaattttgtatcttgttttTTCCTTCCAACTTCATATTACATCATAAGCATTTATATattgttccattgtatattttagaaGCCATCTAGACCCAAAGACGTTTAGAGCTAGAAGGGATCTGGGGATCATCTAATAAAATTTCTTGGTTTTCTCAGAAAGAATccgagattttttcttttttttcctgctctgcgaggcttgcaggctcttagttcctcgaccaggggtggaacccaggCCCGGCAGTGAAAGTCccaggtcctaaccactggaccaccaggaagttccCAAACCTGAGAtttacagagacaaaagaactatAGATGGAAACTATACAAGCCCAAACACTTCCACTGCATCGCCTTCCATCCTCCCACCCGCCCCAACCTGCCTCCGGTGCTACCCTACTGTGTGGAAAGTGGAAGCAGAGTTTATAGAATTGTCCtgtataaatatgtttttaaatgtacttggaatttattttaagCAAGTATGCAACACGTGCAGACACAGAAGTGACTGTATTGAAGGAAGAATTGTTTATACTCACAGATCCCCAGAAACGGGAGGCACAACACACTATACAGGGCCAcctggggaagcaccagggttaAGAGGCAAAAAAGACAAGGGGAAAGCATGGACACAGCCTTTTTTGTGGTTTCCATGGGAAGGAATGGGCAAAGCTGAGTAAATTTAGGATTGGGTAGTTTGAATAAGCTCAGCAGGCTCTGGGCTATAGGGGTGGTCCCTAGTTGTTCAGTACTTGGCCCTGGCGTGATTTGGGGCAGGGGAAATATGGGCTTGGTGTGTGAGAGTTAGATAAAGGAGGTGGTTGGGGAGTATGAACTCCACTGGTTGATTTGCATATCAAAGGTGTGTTCACAGGCAAGTTGTTTGCTGTCTTTAGGAATTAACTAACTCTGACAGTCCCTCCCTGGGCTCAGCAAGGTCTCAGATGTCCAAGCatcataaaatacagaaaatagaaaacgTGATTCATGTGAAATGCATCATTGTCACAGCAGacgtttttcttttaaaatacatttcaaagcCTTCTGGGGTAACCACACCAAGTTTATACTTACCGAAACACATCATGCTGTGTGTCTTCCAAGGAGGCACTTGTGTTGGCTCTGCtaattcagaaagacaaaaagaaaggagaaaagagaaatcaatCCCAGCTATCACCCCAGCAGAAAGGACAAAAGCCTTCCACCAGCCAACAAGTTTTATAAGATTTCCGAGAAGGTAGCGGTTGGAGGTGGGAGAGGTTGAGGTCTAATCTCAAGGTCTAACCCAGTTGATGGCAGAGCTGCAAGGGTAAATGTTCAGGTGCAGTGTTCCTTCCCTGAGGGCTACCTGCTCAGGGTGTAGGGAGCCTCCTTCCTGTTATTCCTCTTCCCTTTTAtacccccccccccagccccagcccctgttCCAATTCCCAGTCCTAACTGGGTCTAGATGGGCCTCAGTGAGAGAGGACTCCCTGATTTTCTCACAGTAGAGACTCCTACCATCCTCAATATAAAACAGATCTCCTTGGTCCGGTGCCATCCCTTCTTGAATCTGCTTTCCTGGCTGTGGGAGTGGAGGGGTGCGAGAAGATTTTCCCCATCGTTCTTGCAAATTCAGTGACGTTGGAATTCAGACTTGTCCCTTCATTATCTTTCCAGGTTGGATTAgaacattaaactgtttttcattttctattttctatatcttACTAGAAAGGGTCCTGTATGTTTCCCTACCCTCGTGTCCTCCCTGCAATAAAACTGAAGACATTTTAGCCCATATGGAGAAAGAATTGTTTGAAAGCAGCTTCAGGGAGTTCAGTGTGTCGTGTCTTAGGACCCTAGACCAGTTGGGGggtgagaggcagaattgcattttttttttttttttttttgcggtacacgggcctctcactgttgtggcctctcccgttgcggagcacagcctccggacgcgcaggctcagcggccatggctcacgggcccagccactccgcggcatgtgggatcctcctggaccggggcacgaacccgtgtcccctgcattggcaggcggactctcaaccactgcgccaccagggaagccccagaattacTTTTTTTGGAAGGAAGACGGTGGCTAATAGAGTAGCTctggctgtgggaccttgggcaagttacctaacctttctgagcatgcctcagtttcctcatgcaAAATGGGTGCAAAAACAACATCCCCCTCAAGGATTATTGAAAGGAATGATGAGGCTTTTCACAATAAAGGACCTCAGCATGTGGCATGCAGAGGGTGTCCAAGAATGGCTTCTTTCTGTTAGTAGGGTTAGGTTCTAGACCCACCTGCAGAGTAAACAAAATTTGCTTTTCCCAGGCACACTGCACATTTCCCAAACAAATAGGAGCTCCGAATCTAGGGTCCCTAATAaaactggggaggggaggggaaggagagtgcaatgaatgaatgaacatgccTGAGATATCTACATGGTAAAAACCCAATATCTCAGCTGTTCATCTCGGTTTTCCAAGGCCTCCCACACAGAGGCGTCAgcttccctgccctccttccctctcttccttcctccccgaCATGGTCCCCTGCCTTTACTGATTGTTCTGTCATGGTTCCCACTCGTGTCCTGCCCAGTCC is a window encoding:
- the NKX3-1 gene encoding homeobox protein Nkx-3.1 isoform X2; its protein translation is MLRTPEPRPGKAEQPAETEPDRHFETYLLDCENTREALPSLPPAPKQPQKRSRAAFSHNQVVELERKFSHQKYLSAPERAHLAKNLKLTETQVKIWFQNRRYKTKRKQLASDLGDLEKHPSLPALKEEGFSRGSLISTHNTYPYYPYLYCLAGWSPAFW
- the NKX3-1 gene encoding homeobox protein Nkx-3.1 isoform X1; its protein translation is MLRTPEPRPGKAGAASCSPRAAPPTQSKPLTSFLIQDILREGADRRGGHAGSPQPPPQPPRQPDRRRDPEPEPEGGRGGAGAPEDQPRARPREAEQPAETEPDRHFETYLLDCENTREALPSLPPAPKQPQKRSRAAFSHNQVVELERKFSHQKYLSAPERAHLAKNLKLTETQVKIWFQNRRYKTKRKQLASDLGDLEKHPSLPALKEEGFSRGSLISTHNTYPYYPYLYCLAGWSPAFW